Genomic DNA from Anabaena sphaerica FACHB-251:
CAAAAGGCAAGAGGCAGAAGTTTTCTAATTTTCACTGTTAAGAGTTCCCTGTTCCCTGTCACCTGTCACCTGTCACCTGTCACCTGTCAATTACCTTTACTCAGGACTGGTAGTTGCTGCTTCCGCAGTATCTTCAGTGCTTTGAGCTTCTGAATCGGTTTCCTCTGGGGTGCTTAAAGAACCTGCGGGTAAGAGTTCCACAGATGAGTTGGCTAAAAGCCAATCTATGATTTTTTCATTTACCAGTTGTGCTTCCACCACCGATTGCAGTCGAACTGGATCTATATCCTCATCAGCGTACTGTTCTAACAGTTCTTTGACTTTGGCTGCTACTTCTTCAGTTGTAGCTTGGATAGATTCCCGTTTACCGATTTCTTCTATAGCTAGAGAACGTTTGAGGCGTTCAATTGCCTCTGGCTGCGATCGCTCGCGCAATTGGGGAATAATATCTTGGGTAAACAGCTTTTTCACGTCTAGTCCTTGCTCTGACAGTTTCATTGCTGTTTGTGTCAGCATGGCATCAACTTCTTTGTCAATCAAAGTTGCTGGCAAGTCAATTTCTACGTGTTTGAGCAGTTCCGCTAACAAAGCTTCTTGCTGATTAGCTTTGGTTTGCTCTTGAGCTTCTTTTTGATAACGTTCTTCTAGAGAAGCCCGTAATTCTTCCAAAGTCTCAAATTCACTTACTTCTTGGGCAAAGTCGTCATTCAATTCCGGTAGTTCTTTTTCCTTGATTTCTTTGAGTGTCACCGTGAACAGTGCCGGTTTACCTGCTAATTCTGGGCTGGCATAAGGATCTGGAAATTGAGCCGAAATTTCTCTGGTTTCTCCAGGGTTCATCCCTACCATACCGGAGACAAAACCAGGGATAAACTTATCTTCCTGTAACTCGACTTGAAAATCAGTTGCTTCTCCACCGGGAATTGGTGTAGGTTCGGTAGATTCGTCTTCACCTTCAGCTTTGGTCAGCACACCTTTAAAATCAACTACGGCAATATCTCCAATTTGGGCTGCTCGTCCTTCTACGGGAATCAAGGTGGCCATTTGTTGCCGTTCCTTGTCTAACACCGTATCCACCTTTGTGGGATCGTATTTGATTTCCTCGGCTTTGACTTGAAAACCCGTATACTGCTTGAGATTGATTTCTGGTTCCACATCGACAGCAGCAGCAATCTTCAAGGGTTGCCCTGGTTCATAATTATTAATTAAATCATCAAAAGAAGAGAGTAATCGCGGTTGACCAATGGCGGTAATGGCTTCTTGCTTGACGGCTTCCTCAATACCATCGGGAATTAGTTCTTCCAGGGCTGCTGCTTTGATCCGACCGGCTCCAAGGCGCTGTAATAATATCTGCCGGGGTACTTTGCCTTTGCGAAACCCAGGAATATTTACAGTACCACTTAACTTTTTAATGACCTGTTCGTATTTTTGTTTGGTAATTTCTGCTGTTATCTCTATTTCTAGTCCAATTTGGCTTTTTTGAAGTTTTTCCTGGGTAACTTTCATGCTTTGTCTCTGTTTTTTGGTGGTTTCATCTTGAGAGTACACACAAGCAGCGGATCTCTCGCCTTATTAACTTGATGTCTCACGTTTGGGATTGGGTTATTACAAATCGCTATATCACATTCCCGGTCAGAGACTGGGAACGCGGAGCATTTTGTTGTTTGCTTCCTTCCTGTTTCTGCCAAGTCCGACGGCGGGTTATTGTCCACAGGCGTAAATTCCGCACTTGCCATGCGTACTCTGTCTACAGGTGCTTTTTTTAAATTAATAGCAGCATTACAATGACGTTATTGATCCTACAATCGCCACAATTATAGATTCTAGAGGCAGTCCGGTCTTAGGGTTTCCCCAATTCGAGGAACTGCCATGCTGAAAATGGCTTATCTTGAACATGACCACATACTGAACGGGTTTCTGGTGATAGCGTAGCGTGACGACGGAGGAGTCATTGGATAGCATCTATCAACTTTACTGCAATATCTTTACTGATAGCATCTCTAGAGGCGATTTATCAGGATTGAGTATTATACATTTAATCCTCCAAAACCTGCTTAATTCTCTGCTGTTGGGGTTTGTTGCTCAGAATGAGGCAGTTGGATGCAAAATACTACTCAGATTGCTTACACTATGATATCCTTTCAACATAGTAGCTCTAGATGGTAGCTCTATTGCCAAGGTTGTACAATTAAGTCTGTAACCTTGTTGAACAGGCTAATTAATCTTTCCTGTCCACATAGCTCACGTTGTCATTATGATTTGGAACTATCTAAATCATAGTATATTCTTTTGATCAGCAAACTAACGTAACAGTTAGTGGATCTAGAAAGTAAAAATACTGAATTATGGCAAATCTATTCATTTTTCCCTTGGTTCAAAGTTTGTTGTATAGTAGTGTATAATTCAAGGTAATACAGGTTAAACAGTAATTATTGTCAAGTGAAATAAAAATATAATTAAAATATAGATGTTTTAGATATTATAGATATCTACTAAATTTATAGAAAAGCTCATTCAGTATTCAAAATGCTTTGTTTGCTAAATATTACCGTTATAGATATTTTGAGTTGTACAAAAAAATGTTAATAACCTTAGTAACCTCTTAAAGGAGGAGTAGAGTTTGTCTAAATCTTATCGTGTAGCTATTTTGGGTGCGACTGGTGCTGTAGGTACGGAGTTGCTGGAATTACTAGAAAGCCGG
This window encodes:
- the tig gene encoding trigger factor translates to MKVTQEKLQKSQIGLEIEITAEITKQKYEQVIKKLSGTVNIPGFRKGKVPRQILLQRLGAGRIKAAALEELIPDGIEEAVKQEAITAIGQPRLLSSFDDLINNYEPGQPLKIAAAVDVEPEINLKQYTGFQVKAEEIKYDPTKVDTVLDKERQQMATLIPVEGRAAQIGDIAVVDFKGVLTKAEGEDESTEPTPIPGGEATDFQVELQEDKFIPGFVSGMVGMNPGETREISAQFPDPYASPELAGKPALFTVTLKEIKEKELPELNDDFAQEVSEFETLEELRASLEERYQKEAQEQTKANQQEALLAELLKHVEIDLPATLIDKEVDAMLTQTAMKLSEQGLDVKKLFTQDIIPQLRERSQPEAIERLKRSLAIEEIGKRESIQATTEEVAAKVKELLEQYADEDIDPVRLQSVVEAQLVNEKIIDWLLANSSVELLPAGSLSTPEETDSEAQSTEDTAEAATTSPE